One Actinomycetota bacterium genomic window, AGGCCAGGGCGACCTGGGCCGGGGTGGCCTGGTGGGCGGCGGCCAGCTCGCGCAGGGCCGACAGCACCGGCCCGGCCCGGCGCAGGTTCTCGGGCGAGAACAGGAGGTTCCGGGCCCGGACCCCGCCGGGGGCGGTGGCGGCGGTGTACCTGCCCGCCAGCACCCCCTGGGCGAGGGGGCTGTAGGCGACGATCAGGCGGCCGGCGGCGGCCGCGTGCGGCAGCAGGTCCCGCTCGGGCTTGCGGGTGAGCAGGCTGTAGCGGACCTGGTTGGAGACGACCGGCCCGCCCAGGGCGGCCTCGGCGGCCCGCCAGCGGCCGAGGCCGTAGTTGCACACCCCGGCGTGGCGGACGAGCCCGCCGGCCAGGAGGGTGCGCATCCCGGCCATGGTCGAGCGCTGGGAGACCAGCGGGTTGGGCCAGTGGACCTGGTACAGGTCGAGGTGGTCGCTGCCGAGCCGGGCCAGGCTGCCCCGGGCGGCCGCCGCCACCCGGTCGCGGGTCGGCCAGGTCGGGGTGACCTTGGAGGCCAGCACCACCTGGTCCCGGGCCGCCGGGTCGGCCAGGGCGCGGCCCAGCAGCCGCTCGGACTCGCCGCGGCCGTACAGCTCGGCGGTGTCGATCAGGGTGATGCCGAGCTCCCGGGCCCGGTCGACCACGGCCAGGGCCTCGGCCGGCCCGAACTGGGTGCCCCAGCCCCACTCGGGGGAGCCGAACTGCCACGCGCCCAGGCCGATGACCGATACCCGCAGGCCGCAGGCCTCGACGTAGCGCACGCTGGCGTCCCCTCCACAGCTGGCGTCGGGGATGCAGCATTCCGCGCCCCGGCGGATCCAAACCCGTGCCGGGCGGCGGATCAGGCGGTGCGGCGCCCGGCGAAGGCGCGCAGGTCCAGCACCGGCGCCATGGGCGCCGGCGCGGAGGCGGGGACGGCCGCGGCCCGGGGGCGGGGCGGCAGGAACCCCACGACTGCCGGGGGCGGAGCCCCCCGCATCCCCCCCGAACCCACGGCCATGGCCTCGGCCAGGGCCAGGGTCTCGGCGACCTCGAAGAACAGCTCGGCCAGGGACAGGTCGAGGGCGGCACAGACGGCCTCCAGGACCTCCGAGGAGGCCTCCTTGCGGCCCCGCTCGACCTCCGACAGATAGGTCAGCGACACCCCGGCGGCCTCGGCGACCTCGCGCAGGGTGCGGCCCTGGCCCTGGCGCCGCCGGCGCAGCGCCTCGCCAACGGCCTCGCGCAGCCTCACCTGCCCACGACCTCGTCGACCAGGCCGTACTCGAGCGCCTCGGCGGCCGAGAACCAGGTGTCGCGCTCGGTGTCGCGGTGGATGCGCTCGACCGGCTGGCCGGTGGCGTCGGAGAGGAGCTGGTCGATGCGGGCCCGCTGGCGCAGGATCTCCTCGGCGGCCCGTTCCAGGTCGGTGGCCTGGCCCTGGAACTGGCCGGCCCAGGGCTGGTGGATGAGGACACGGGCGTTGGCCGTGGCCCGCCGGCGGCCCTTGGTCCCCGAGGCCAGCAGCACCGAGGCCATCGAGGCGGCCATGCCGGCGCAGGTGGTGGCGACCGGGCAGGCGAGCTGGGTGATGGTGTCGATGACGGCCAGGCCGCTCAGGACCTCCCCGCCGGGCGAGTTGATCCGCAGCTCGATCGGCGCCTCGTCGTCCTCGCCCTCCAGGTACAGCAGCCGGGCCATCACGTCGTTGGCCCGGTCGGCGTCGATCGGCCCCGACAGCAGGATGACCCGGCGGCGCAGCAGCCGGTCGACCGGGTCGATCGGGCGGTCGAACGCCTCGGTGAAGGTCCCGATGCTCATGGGAGCAGGCTACCGGACCGGGCGGCCGCCGACGACCCGTTCCGCCGAGGGCGAACCGGGATAGGATCGGATCCGGTCCCCCGATCAAGCCAGCCGACGGAGCGCGCCATGGCCAGCTTCCACATCATCGAAGGCTTCGTGATCGTGGGCGGCTGGGCCCTGCTGTTCCTGTTCGGCATCGGCCTGTTCATCACCAAGCGGGACGCCAACCGGGTCTACTGGGGCCTGCTGACCGTGCTCCAGGTGCTGCTCGGCGTCCAGCTCCTGGTCGGGCTCGTCCTGCTGCTCTCCGGCGGCCGCCAGCCGCTGCTCCACTACCTGTACGGCGCGGTGTTCCCGGCCCTGGTCATCGGGGTCTGCCACGTGCTCACCCGGGGCCTGGAGAAGCCCCCGTACCACATGTTCTTCACCATCGGGTCGTTCTTCGTGTTCGGGCTGACGGCCCGGGCGCTGATGACGGGGCTGGGGATCGGCTGACCGGTGGCCCGTGACTGGCTACTCTATCGTTCAACCTTCCTCCGCCCCGCCCGATTTGCAAGGATGCGGCTCCGCCCCCTAGATAGAGGCAGCGTCCACTCCGACCCGAGGATGGCCATGCAGCCCAGTCGTCGCGCTCCCGCCCGCTGGCTCGCGGTCACGGCGCTCGTCCTGGCCGCCGCCGGCTGCACCCCCGAGAGCGTCACCGAGCAGGGCCAGGCCATCTACAACCTGTACAGCCTGTTCCTGTACATCGCCGCCGTCGTGTTCGTGGTCGTGTCGGGGCTGGTCATCTGGTCGGTGATCCGCTACCGGCGCCGCAACGACGAGCTGCCCACCCAGACCCACGGCAACAACCGGCTGGAGCTGATCTGGACGGCCATCCCCACGGTGATCGTGCTGGTCCTGTTCGTGTTCACCATCCAGGCGCAGAACAAGGTCCTGGACAGCCCCGGCGAGGCCGACGTCAACGTGACCGCCACCGCCTTCCAGTGGAGCTGGCGCTTCACCTACGAAGGCACCGGCGCCGAGGTCGTCGGCGGCCCCGAGACCATCCCCGAGCTGGTCGTGCCGGTCGGCCAGCGGGTCCGGGTCAAGCTGGTGTCGGTCGACGTGGTGCATTCCTTCTACGTGCCCCAGACCCTGTTCAAGCGCCAGGCCATCCCGGGCGTGACCAACGAGTTCGACCTCACCTTCGAGAGGACCGGCCTGTTCCACGGCCAGTGCACCCAGTTCTGCGGCCTGCAGCACACCGACATGGTGTTCCGGGTGCGGGTGGTCACCCAGGGCGAGTACCAGAGCTG contains:
- a CDS encoding aldo/keto reductase, whose product is MRYVEACGLRVSVIGLGAWQFGSPEWGWGTQFGPAEALAVVDRARELGITLIDTAELYGRGESERLLGRALADPAARDQVVLASKVTPTWPTRDRVAAAARGSLARLGSDHLDLYQVHWPNPLVSQRSTMAGMRTLLAGGLVRHAGVCNYGLGRWRAAEAALGGPVVSNQVRYSLLTRKPERDLLPHAAAAGRLIVAYSPLAQGVLAGRYTAATAPGGVRARNLLFSPENLRRAGPVLSALRELAAAHQATPAQVALAWVVHHPGVVAIPGARSVAQVEANAAAADLRLAPDELAHLTAAADRFQRELVTSAGAMVGRRLTTARRRPPADDR
- the coxB gene encoding cytochrome c oxidase subunit II; the protein is MQPSRRAPARWLAVTALVLAAAGCTPESVTEQGQAIYNLYSLFLYIAAVVFVVVSGLVIWSVIRYRRRNDELPTQTHGNNRLELIWTAIPTVIVLVLFVFTIQAQNKVLDSPGEADVNVTATAFQWSWRFTYEGTGAEVVGGPETIPELVVPVGQRVRVKLVSVDVVHSFYVPQTLFKRQAIPGVTNEFDLTFERTGLFHGQCTQFCGLQHTDMVFRVRVVTQGEYQSWLAETTRRGAARQPGT
- a CDS encoding ATP-dependent Clp protease proteolytic subunit, whose translation is MSIGTFTEAFDRPIDPVDRLLRRRVILLSGPIDADRANDVMARLLYLEGEDDEAPIELRINSPGGEVLSGLAVIDTITQLACPVATTCAGMAASMASVLLASGTKGRRRATANARVLIHQPWAGQFQGQATDLERAAEEILRQRARIDQLLSDATGQPVERIHRDTERDTWFSAAEALEYGLVDEVVGR
- a CDS encoding helix-turn-helix transcriptional regulator is translated as MRLREAVGEALRRRRQGQGRTLREVAEAAGVSLTYLSEVERGRKEASSEVLEAVCAALDLSLAELFFEVAETLALAEAMAVGSGGMRGAPPPAVVGFLPPRPRAAAVPASAPAPMAPVLDLRAFAGRRTA